CTTAGTTAAGTCAAATAAAAGAAACAGGCGTTTATTATTCAAGTTACAAACACTAGTAATTAGTAGTTGAAGTACAGGAGGTACGACGTGAATAACCCATCCAATCGAGTTTCAGAATTTTTCAATAGTGAGTCAAGTGAGTCTGAGACTGCAAATTTGCTGTGGCAATATGTTAAATCCTTGAGTCCAGAGACTGTTACCCAGCTATCCAAACCTAATTCTACTGAAGTTTTTCAAGTGATGGAGCGCAACATTGTAGGTTTGTTGGGTAATCTACCCTCAGAACACTTTGGTGTCACCGTTACTACAAACCGCGAAAGTCTTGGGCGGCTACTTGCTTCAGCAATGATTAGCGGTTATTTCTTGCGTAATGCCGAACAGAGAATGGACTTTGAATTAGCATTGCAAGGAACTGATACTAATCATAAGGAAATTGATTAGTAATATGTAATTTTGTATCCAAAATTACAAATTGTTAGATTTTTGTCTGCTGTTAATGCTGGGGAAGAAAATCTAAAATTAGTATCATATGGAATTCTCATAATTCACCTTCCCCCTACCTTGAATCTACAGCGATGCGTTGGCACTATTCATCCTGACTTACCATTTAGTATGCTAACGCCGCCTGATTCAATAAAACTATAGTTACAAGCAATTTATAAGGTAAATTTTAACTTTCTTGGGTGCGTTATGGAGAAGTAAACCCAGCCCCAGCATCCATCAGGAGTGTATTACTAACACTAACTCGGCAGATATCCTAGTCCACTGCCGAGTTTTATTATTACTAGTCATTATTCTGTATTTTATTAACCATGTCACAAACTACGAGTGAAATTAGTGCTGTACCACCCCACAAAATTATTGGTGTTGCCGTAATTTGGAACGAGCAAGGGCAAATTTTAATTGATCGCCGTCGTTTGGAAGGTGCAATGGGCGGTTTGTGGGAATTTCCTGGTGGTAAAATCGAGCCTGGTGAAACCGTGGAAGAGTGTATTCAGAGGGAAATTGAGGAAGAATTGGGAATAGAGATTGAAGTTAAAGAGCATTTAATTACCATTGATCACACCTACACTCACTTGCGCGTGACGCTGACAGTGCATCAATGTCGTCTAGTTACAGGTATTCCTCAACCCCTAGAATGTGATGAAATTCGCTGGGTGAACTTAGATGAACTGGAACAGTTTGCTTTTCCTCAAGCAAATAGTCAAATTATTGAGGCTTTAAAGGGGAGCTGGGGGGAGATGGGGAGCGGGGGAGCGGGGGGGACAACGAGAATAACTAATGACCACTGACAACTGACTTCTACCTTCAACAAGTAACAATGTATTAACTCAATCAGGTTAGGAGCCGTAATTTTCTACAATAATCGCAGAGACTTTGATCGAAGGTATCAGCAAGCAAATGTCTAAAACCGTTGCCGATGTAATGAGCCATAACCCAATTGTTGTCAAGGCTGAAACTCCGCTCAAGGAAGCCGTGCAAATCATTGCAGAACGACGCATCAGTGGGCTACCTGTTGTGGATGATGCCGGAAAATTGGTGGGTATTATTTCGGAAACTGACTTGATGTGGCAAGAAACTGGTGTCACTCCCCCGGCATACATTATGTTTCTTGATAGCGTCATTTATCTACAAAATCCTGCTACTTATGAACGGGACTTACATAAGGCATTGGGGCAAACTGTTGGTGAAGTGATGAGCAAAAACCCCATAACTATTTCCCCTGATAAAACTGTAAAAGATGCAGCTAGGCTAATGCACGATCGCAACATCCACCGCTTACCTGTACTTGACAGCGCGGGTCAAGTCATTGGTATCCTCACCCGTGGTGATATTATTCGGGCAATGGCTGCTAGTTAGTCAATAGTCAATAGTCAATAGTCAATAGTCAATAGTGAGTCAGTGCGATCTTGGGGGTTCCTCCCCCAACCCGAAAGGGGGCCCCAAGCCCCCAATCCCCACTTCCTTCAGTCGTGGGGGCCCCGAGTCCTCCATGAACAACTGACAAACCCGAAGGGTCAACAAATCTTGGACTATGGACTCTTGACTCTTGACTATTTTTAAAATTACCTTGAAAAAATAGGATTATTAGATGAGTATTACTCCTGAGTCTGTGAAGCAATTGCTCGATTCTGAGGATTTAGGCGATCGCTTGCGTGCTGTTAATCAAATCCGCGAACTAGAACCAGCGATCGCTTTTGAACTGATTCAAATTGCTATTGCTGATAGCAATCCACGAGTCCGGTACTCAGCGGTCAGTCAGTTGAATACACTCGGTACACAGAATCTAGATTTATCGTTGGAGATATTGCGCGATCGCTTGCTCAATGACCCTGAAATTGATGTGCAAGCAGCAGCCGCAGACAGTTTAGGCGCTTTGAAACTACACAGCGCTTTTGAAGATTTAGAGCAGGTTTACCATCAAAGCCCTGAGTGGCTAGTTCAATTCAGTATTATCGCTACGTTAGGAGAGTTGGGCGACCCGCGAGCCTTTGAATTACTCAAACAAGCACTGACCTCAGAGAATGGATTAGTCCAAACTGCGGCTATTAGCGCTTTTGGTGAATTAGGAAATCTGGAAGCAGTTGCTTTATTATCTCCTTATGCCACTGATCCAGATTGGCAAATCCGCTACAGAGTTATGCAAGCCTTGACTCGTTTGGGTGGTGCAGAGGCTAAGGCGATTTTATCAACATTGGTGGATGATGAAATTGAAGCGATCGCTACCGAAGCACAAAAAGCCCTGCAATCTGTTTAAAACATGATGTAGAGACATTTTTTACCAGAGCAAATGTCTCTACAAATTTAATTGACCACAAACTACGGAGTTATATTAACTCGATTGGAGCGATAAATTCTATTATTGAGTCTATCTTCTAGAGTGATATACACAGCAGTTGGAGGAGTAGTATTACTCGCTACAAAAAACGAAATAGAATCTAAATCATTTGATGATGCTAAAGCACAGAAACTGCCAATTTCTTGGTCATTAGTTGCATTGTAAATAATCACCCTAGTTCTAGAAGAGTTAGTATTTGGTTGACATGGCGGTAAATTAGGTGCCGCGACAAATAAATCAACATACTTACTCTTATTAGCAACATTCAAGTTATATTCTTTGCCATTATTTTGAACGACAATGTGATTTTCCTCAAAAATGAGTATGGGTAGTGGTAACTTACCTACACCTTCAGCCGCACCACCGTAAACAATAGTCCGCAGCAAATCGTTGCTGATAGAATCATCAGCTAATTTCTCTCTAATATCCTTGCTAATTTCCAGTTGAAGACCTTCATTACTATTAGTTTTATTGACAATATTATCTAGGCTAGTACCTAGAATACCAGAATTACAATATGCACCTGTATCATACGACTCAGATTGATTATTAACAAATGTTAGCGGTGGATTACTAGTTAATACTTTATATTCGTTGATATAAGTTCTCACCAATTTTCTAGTAGTTAGATTCTTACCACCAATACAAATGGTATTACTTTGATCTAAGAGGTCAGGATCTGGCACTTTGGTAGTCTTATCATTTTTATCTTTCACTTCAATCAGAGGGGTACAAAGACTACTACAGCCATGAATTGATACTGCTTTAGGATTAAGTCTTACCAAACCTGTAGAACTTTCAGCGTCTGGGTCATTAAAGTTATTTGATGTAATGTGAAAAAGACAAAAGTTGCTGTCTTTGCAGCTAGAATTTACCTGTTTGCACTTATCCCTTGTGACATGACCCTCAAAGTTATAACGATCCCATTTGTACAATTTCTCTAAATCTTGACTAATTTTGCTTGTTCCTGGTTCAATATTTCCACCATGAATAGATAAGACTGTAACATCACTCTCGTTATTTTTGATAGTTGTATGCCAGTCTCCATCTACTGAACGGAGACATTTATTTTCATCTTTGTTATCATCTGTTTCTTCGTCTATTGAAGAACTTAGTAATGAAGGCAAATCATTACAAGTGCTAGCTGGTGTAGTTCCTGCACCTATAAAACAACCAAAAGTGTCTGCTTTTGCTATATCATTCCCGCTAAAAACGCTCAGAGAAATGATAATTGTTATTATGACCAAGAAATCTTTTAGCTTTTGAATGTATTTGCTAAATGATATCTTGGACTGATCAGTATTGATTTGAGTAACCATTGCTGTCTATCTCAATTTGAAGTTGATTTACTACCGTGCTGAAAGTGAAATATTCAGACACTGTTGATTTATCACCAATGGCTAGAAAAATTACGTTAAAAACTTATTAAATTTTATTAAAAAATACATTAACCTTTTAATAGACTTGTGACCAAGTTGTAACTATAAAAATTGTAACTGCACCAATTGCTAATACTCCCTGAACCAAATTCCCAACTAATGTGCCTACCACAATTCCTACACCAGCTTTGACAGCTAACCAGAATTGACGACGGTAAATATATTCACCAATAATTGCTCCCAACAAAGGCCCAAATAAAATTCCTATTAGCGGGCCTCCAAAAGGTAAGGTTGGCAGTAAACCAAAAAATCCTAATAATAAACCGACAATTGCACCAATTTGCCCCCACTTACTAGCACCTGCTTGTTTTGCTCCTATGTAACCACCTAAAAAATCAACTCCCACACTCAACACTAAGACAATAATTGTAACGATGAGTGGTATTTTGATAGCTGCAAAAGAACTACTAACAATTCCCCAAATAATAATTGCAATTAAAATTAAACTTGTACCAGGAATGGCAGGAACCACAGCACCGATGATTCCTACAAGCATTACTGCAATTAATAGCCAATAAATAATTTGCATGAAGCTTTAAATTCCCAATCAGTTTTTGTATTAAAAATTCCTAATTTTTATAAGATAGCATTTCTCAATAAGCGTGAAGTACATCTGGTAAACCTCACCCCCAACCCCTCTCCTTAGTAAGGAGAGGGGAGATAATGCTGTGCTTTATCGGGGTGAGGTTAAGCTGTACCTCACCTGCTTAATAAACGCTATAGTTCCTAACTCCTAACTCCTAAATCTTCAAGAGTAACAGCTAACTTATTAGCAATTCCCGCAATCCATTTTTCATCTTGTTTGGTGTAACTACGAGGAGTATTTGCTCCCAAAATTAAAGCACCTTGGTCGCCGATTGGTTGACAAATTACACCTTGAGTATTTTCTGGCAAATAATCAAATTCAATGCGTCCTGGGTAGACTTTTAAAGCAACTAAATAAATCGGCTTTTGTTTTTCTAAGACCTGTTTCAATATTGGGCCTGGTACGACTTCAGATTTAGGGGCCAGAATACCGCGACGTAACAAAATTTTACCTTGATAGAAAACTACAAGCGATCGCGTGACTGTATTAGTTAATAATAAGTGCGATGCCCAGGCTAGCTCTGTTTTCACGGCTTCTGGTAAATCTGGCGCTAAGATAAAACCTTCTTCTCCAATTAGTTCTACAGAATCAGGCGATCGCGGCTGTACTTGCTGCCAAATTAAACCTGTTAAAATCAACACCGCACTCAAAATTACACCCACCACATCTCCACGCGATTGGGACTCTGTTAATTGTGGTGTCAACAAACGGTTAATCAGCAAAAGTACAGCGCCTAAAGACCCGACAACAATGGGTAGACGCCGCAAAACTCGATTGGGATCAGGTTTGGTCATTAGTTCAGTGGTCAAGAGTCAATAGTCAATAGTCAATAGTCAAGAGTCAATGGTCAAGAGTCAATGGTCAATGGTCATTTGTCATTAGTTATTCTCTCCATCCCCCTCATCCCCCTCATCTCCCCATCCCCTACTCCCCTGCTCCCCTGCTCCCCTGCTCCTTACTCCTCCCCTGGTTCAATAATTCGCTGGAAAAGATAACCTGTACCTCGCGCGGTGAGAATCAATTCTGGATTACTGGGGTCATCTTCTAACTTTGCTCGCAAGCGGGAGATATGCACGTCTACCACACGAGTATCTACATGACGTTCTGGTGTGTAACCCCACACCTCTTGTAAAATTTCTGAACGAGAAAAAGCTTCTCCAGAACGACTTACTAGTAACTCTAAGAGGCTAAATTCCATTCCTGTCAATCGAATTCGCTCATCGCCTTTGTAGACTTGGCGCTTGTTCGTATCAATTTTGATATTTCCTACATGTATGACTCCTGAACTAGGAATACCAGAAGCACCAGTTTTATCTACTCGCCGCAACACTGAGCGAATGCGAGCTTCTAATTCTTTGGGGGAAAATGGTTTAACTACATAGT
Above is a window of Nostoc sp. UHCC 0702 DNA encoding:
- a CDS encoding DUF760 domain-containing protein yields the protein MNNPSNRVSEFFNSESSESETANLLWQYVKSLSPETVTQLSKPNSTEVFQVMERNIVGLLGNLPSEHFGVTVTTNRESLGRLLASAMISGYFLRNAEQRMDFELALQGTDTNHKEID
- the mutT gene encoding 8-oxo-dGTP diphosphatase MutT; this encodes MSQTTSEISAVPPHKIIGVAVIWNEQGQILIDRRRLEGAMGGLWEFPGGKIEPGETVEECIQREIEEELGIEIEVKEHLITIDHTYTHLRVTLTVHQCRLVTGIPQPLECDEIRWVNLDELEQFAFPQANSQIIEALKGSWGEMGSGGAGGTTRITNDH
- a CDS encoding CBS domain-containing protein → MSKTVADVMSHNPIVVKAETPLKEAVQIIAERRISGLPVVDDAGKLVGIISETDLMWQETGVTPPAYIMFLDSVIYLQNPATYERDLHKALGQTVGEVMSKNPITISPDKTVKDAARLMHDRNIHRLPVLDSAGQVIGILTRGDIIRAMAAS
- a CDS encoding HEAT repeat domain-containing protein → MSITPESVKQLLDSEDLGDRLRAVNQIRELEPAIAFELIQIAIADSNPRVRYSAVSQLNTLGTQNLDLSLEILRDRLLNDPEIDVQAAAADSLGALKLHSAFEDLEQVYHQSPEWLVQFSIIATLGELGDPRAFELLKQALTSENGLVQTAAISAFGELGNLEAVALLSPYATDPDWQIRYRVMQALTRLGGAEAKAILSTLVDDEIEAIATEAQKALQSV
- a CDS encoding poly-gamma-glutamate hydrolase family protein, with the translated sequence MVTQINTDQSKISFSKYIQKLKDFLVIITIIISLSVFSGNDIAKADTFGCFIGAGTTPASTCNDLPSLLSSSIDEETDDNKDENKCLRSVDGDWHTTIKNNESDVTVLSIHGGNIEPGTSKISQDLEKLYKWDRYNFEGHVTRDKCKQVNSSCKDSNFCLFHITSNNFNDPDAESSTGLVRLNPKAVSIHGCSSLCTPLIEVKDKNDKTTKVPDPDLLDQSNTICIGGKNLTTRKLVRTYINEYKVLTSNPPLTFVNNQSESYDTGAYCNSGILGTSLDNIVNKTNSNEGLQLEISKDIREKLADDSISNDLLRTIVYGGAAEGVGKLPLPILIFEENHIVVQNNGKEYNLNVANKSKYVDLFVAAPNLPPCQPNTNSSRTRVIIYNATNDQEIGSFCALASSNDLDSISFFVASNTTPPTAVYITLEDRLNNRIYRSNRVNITP
- a CDS encoding DUF456 family protein, with product MQIIYWLLIAVMLVGIIGAVVPAIPGTSLILIAIIIWGIVSSSFAAIKIPLIVTIIVLVLSVGVDFLGGYIGAKQAGASKWGQIGAIVGLLLGFFGLLPTLPFGGPLIGILFGPLLGAIIGEYIYRRQFWLAVKAGVGIVVGTLVGNLVQGVLAIGAVTIFIVTTWSQVY
- a CDS encoding cofactor assembly of complex C subunit B, producing the protein MTKPDPNRVLRRLPIVVGSLGAVLLLINRLLTPQLTESQSRGDVVGVILSAVLILTGLIWQQVQPRSPDSVELIGEEGFILAPDLPEAVKTELAWASHLLLTNTVTRSLVVFYQGKILLRRGILAPKSEVVPGPILKQVLEKQKPIYLVALKVYPGRIEFDYLPENTQGVICQPIGDQGALILGANTPRSYTKQDEKWIAGIANKLAVTLEDLGVRS
- a CDS encoding response regulator transcription factor is translated as MESHKEKILVVDDEASIRRILETRLSMIGYDVVTAGDGEEALETFRKADPDLVVLDVMMPKLDGYGVCQELRKESDVPIIMLTALGDVADRITGLELGADDYVVKPFSPKELEARIRSVLRRVDKTGASGIPSSGVIHVGNIKIDTNKRQVYKGDERIRLTGMEFSLLELLVSRSGEAFSRSEILQEVWGYTPERHVDTRVVDVHISRLRAKLEDDPSNPELILTARGTGYLFQRIIEPGEE